In Paenibacillus hexagrammi, the following are encoded in one genomic region:
- a CDS encoding carboxyltransferase domain-containing protein, protein MVREAAGELQQLSSLVGKPKGHSIQARIYAEDCLQQFRPSAGQLDHVDLSPNARNETWVRDGLTVTTLYDPMLAKIIVHGKDRAEAIQLLIRALEETRMYGITTNLQYLQELLRERDVVEGHVFTQLLNGFEPAEHAIEVVDGGIQSTVQDYPGRIRHWDVGVPPCGPMDPLSFRIGNKLLGNPDDAPGLELTLRGGAYKFRSDMRICITGADMLAELDGVPVQTYKAFMAAKGQVLSFGEAKMGMRAYLLIEGGLDMPRILGSASTFTLGGFGGHGGRALRPGDVLGVVRTRAASAAVREAAAGLADGKVEYGSGLSVPKATASALMGASEQRNRLEASQEPGEPSEAGREEAAEELTGLRAETLAQGQAAAGCEEATELISGIAAKSGAADQTAGVALPKEFQPVMTREWTLGVIPGPHCTGEFLKPEYLQQLTEISYEVHFNSSRTGVRLKGPAPLWTREDGGEAGLHPSNIHDNAYAIGTLDLTGDMPILLGPDGPSLGGFVCPVTTASAEFWKIGQLHPGDTVRFRLLTLEEAEALRDAQEGNLQGIGRGDLAQLQAVGSGDLAQLQAVGSGDLAQLQAVGSGDLGQLQVVGSDDLAQLQAVGSGDLAQLQAAGDDDLTKLQTSGSGELLQLQATGSGDVLQLKPTGAGDPWELKSAGLSDVGETITAEYPKLFQSAEGRCFPITIRCCGDQNLLVEYGELELDLLLRFQVQALMQAIIDSEAIPVLDLTPGIRSLQVHIDLSLITVKEACKRIIRIDEALPPLESFRVPSRIVRLPLSWDDPATKLAIERYQQGVRPDAPWCPSNLEFIRRINGLDSIEQVRDIVYGANYLVLGLGDVYLGAPVATPVDPRHRLVTTKYNPARTWTPENAVGIGGAYMCVYGMEGPGGYQFVGRTIQMWNRLRSTESFKPGKPWLLRFFDQIQFYPVEADELLKLREDFLRGRYEADITETTFDLGEYLQFLASIEESTAAFREQQQIAFKAERDSWKALGLAEYVSEQEAPEEKPEDELPEGTVGVRGIMPGSVWKVLVNPGEPVKKGDKLAILESMKMEFPQHAPCDGYVSSIFVNPGDQVHAGQLLVGIAQ, encoded by the coding sequence ATGGTCCGTGAAGCTGCGGGCGAGCTTCAGCAGCTATCCTCCCTTGTCGGGAAACCGAAAGGCCACAGCATCCAGGCGCGTATTTATGCCGAGGATTGTCTGCAGCAGTTCCGTCCGAGCGCAGGCCAGCTCGACCATGTTGATCTTTCGCCCAATGCGAGAAACGAGACATGGGTTCGCGACGGCTTAACCGTAACCACCCTATACGATCCGATGCTCGCCAAAATCATTGTGCACGGGAAAGACCGTGCCGAAGCGATTCAGCTGCTGATCCGCGCTCTCGAAGAGACGCGCATGTACGGTATCACAACGAATCTGCAATACCTGCAGGAGCTGCTGCGGGAGCGGGATGTGGTGGAAGGGCATGTGTTTACACAGCTGCTTAACGGTTTTGAGCCAGCTGAACATGCCATTGAAGTGGTGGACGGAGGCATTCAATCCACCGTCCAGGACTATCCCGGACGTATCCGTCACTGGGATGTCGGTGTACCGCCTTGCGGGCCGATGGATCCGTTGTCGTTCCGCATCGGTAACAAGCTGCTCGGCAATCCGGACGATGCTCCGGGCCTTGAATTGACGCTGCGCGGAGGTGCTTATAAATTCCGCAGTGATATGAGAATCTGCATAACGGGAGCAGATATGCTGGCTGAATTGGACGGCGTGCCGGTGCAAACCTACAAGGCGTTCATGGCTGCCAAAGGGCAGGTGCTCAGCTTCGGCGAAGCGAAGATGGGCATGCGCGCCTACCTGCTGATCGAGGGCGGACTCGATATGCCTCGTATTCTGGGCAGCGCCTCGACCTTTACGCTGGGCGGCTTCGGCGGTCATGGCGGTCGGGCGCTGCGCCCTGGCGATGTGTTGGGTGTTGTCAGAACGAGAGCGGCTTCCGCTGCGGTGCGCGAGGCGGCAGCGGGTCTTGCCGACGGCAAGGTCGAGTACGGTTCGGGATTGAGTGTACCTAAAGCGACCGCTTCAGCTCTCATGGGAGCTTCGGAGCAGCGAAATAGGCTGGAAGCTAGTCAGGAACCGGGTGAGCCGTCGGAAGCGGGACGTGAAGAGGCTGCTGAAGAGCTTACAGGACTGCGAGCGGAGACATTGGCACAAGGACAGGCGGCAGCAGGATGTGAAGAGGCTACCGAGCTGATTAGCGGCATCGCAGCGAAGTCGGGAGCAGCTGATCAGACGGCAGGCGTGGCATTGCCGAAGGAGTTCCAGCCTGTGATGACCCGTGAGTGGACGCTGGGCGTTATCCCGGGGCCTCACTGTACGGGAGAATTCCTTAAGCCAGAATATTTGCAGCAGTTAACGGAAATCAGCTACGAAGTACATTTTAATAGTTCGAGAACGGGGGTCCGTTTGAAAGGCCCTGCACCGCTCTGGACGCGTGAGGATGGCGGAGAAGCGGGACTGCACCCTTCGAATATTCATGATAATGCATATGCCATCGGTACGCTGGATCTAACCGGCGATATGCCGATTCTGTTAGGACCTGACGGTCCGAGCTTGGGAGGGTTCGTGTGTCCGGTGACAACGGCGTCAGCGGAGTTCTGGAAAATCGGTCAGCTTCATCCGGGAGATACGGTGCGTTTCCGATTGCTGACGCTTGAAGAGGCGGAGGCCCTCCGAGACGCTCAGGAGGGCAATCTGCAGGGAATAGGCAGAGGTGATCTAGCACAGCTGCAAGCGGTAGGTAGCGGTGATCTAGCGCAGCTGCAAGCAGTAGGTAGCGGTGATCTAGCACAGCTGCAAGCAGTAGGTAGCGGTGATCTAGGACAGCTGCAAGTGGTAGGCAGCGATGATCTAGCACAGCTGCAAGCGGTAGGTAGCGGTGATCTAGCACAGCTGCAAGCAGCAGGGGACGATGATCTGACGAAGCTGCAAACAAGTGGAAGTGGAGAACTGTTACAGCTGCAAGCGACTGGCAGTGGTGATGTGTTGCAGCTCAAACCGACTGGCGCCGGTGATCCATGGGAATTGAAATCGGCAGGGTTGTCGGATGTGGGCGAAACGATCACAGCGGAATACCCGAAGCTGTTTCAATCGGCGGAAGGACGCTGCTTCCCGATTACGATCCGCTGCTGCGGGGATCAAAATCTGCTCGTCGAGTACGGTGAGCTGGAATTGGATCTGCTGCTTCGCTTTCAGGTGCAGGCTCTGATGCAGGCGATTATCGACAGCGAAGCGATTCCTGTGCTTGATCTAACGCCGGGTATCCGTTCCTTGCAGGTGCATATTGATTTGTCGCTCATCACGGTCAAAGAAGCCTGCAAGCGAATCATCCGAATCGATGAGGCACTTCCGCCTTTGGAATCGTTCCGTGTTCCGTCGAGGATTGTGCGCTTGCCGCTCTCCTGGGACGACCCGGCTACCAAGCTGGCGATTGAACGCTACCAGCAGGGTGTCAGACCGGATGCTCCTTGGTGCCCGAGCAACCTGGAGTTCATCCGCCGTATCAACGGACTGGATAGCATTGAACAAGTGCGGGACATCGTTTATGGAGCGAATTACTTGGTGCTAGGCCTCGGGGATGTCTATCTTGGAGCGCCTGTAGCGACACCTGTAGATCCGCGCCACCGACTTGTCACGACCAAGTATAATCCTGCCCGTACGTGGACGCCGGAGAACGCCGTCGGTATCGGGGGAGCCTATATGTGCGTGTACGGTATGGAGGGTCCCGGAGGCTATCAGTTCGTAGGACGTACGATCCAGATGTGGAATCGCCTGCGATCCACCGAAAGCTTCAAGCCCGGCAAGCCTTGGCTGCTGAGATTTTTTGATCAGATTCAGTTTTATCCGGTCGAAGCGGATGAACTGCTGAAATTGCGCGAGGATTTCCTGCGCGGCCGCTATGAGGCGGATATTACGGAAACAACCTTTGATCTTGGCGAGTATCTGCAATTCCTTGCTTCGATTGAGGAAAGCACGGCTGCATTCCGAGAACAGCAGCAGATAGCCTTCAAAGCGGAGCGAGACAGCTGGAAGGCTTTAGGACTCGCAGAATACGTATCCGAGCAAGAGGCACCAGAGGAAAAACCGGAGGATGAGCTGCCTGAAGGTACGGTAGGTGTACGCGGCATTATGCCAGGCAGCGTGTGGAAGGTGCTCGTGAATCCGGGCGAGCCTGTGAAGAAAGGTGACAAATTAGCCATTCTGGAAAGTATGAAAATGGAATTCCCGCAGCATGCGCCTTGTGACGGCTACGTGTCTTCCATCTTCGTTAACCCTGGTGATCAGGTTCATGCCGGTCAGCTTCTTGTCGGTATTGCTCAATAG
- the atzF gene encoding allophanate hydrolase translates to MLPLELDVATLRELYRSKSITPSQVMDVIIARSEADRDMNIWITPPSRELIQPYLDDLAGLDLDKAPLWGIPFAVKDNIDLAGVPTTAACTEYAYTPADHAGVVGRLIAAGAIPVGKTNLDQFATGLVGTRSPYGETHNALRPELISGGSSSGSAVCVARGQAAFALGTDTAGSGRVPAALNRLVGYKPSLGAWPTLGVVPACASLDCVTVFAHSLADSLAVDAVARGAHEADPWSRSVPRPKADRLPAKVCLPAEPLAFYGPNASEYSSAWDAAVRRLQELGIHVDYVDAELFAQAASLLYEGPWVAERWAALGSFIEERPGAAFPVTERILRSGSAAAGYDAAAVFQAHHKLQRLKLEARRLLQDAVLVMPTCGGTWTREQVRQDPVGTNRDMGRYTNHCNLLDLCAVAVPAGDAAPDTPFGITLFALAENESLICGMADKWAHSESEITAAAVDNILQAGGVALKPAVMNGDMSIELIADSGEGAGTGTGTGTGTGTGTGTGIGEASKIRTAAAENASSGTTLVAVCGLHMRGFPLEKQMIGCGATFLRLERTAAKYRLVKLPTSPEKPGLIKCSSGGGSVELELWEMPIASFGGFAAAIPAPLGIGKVELADGTEVPGFVCEAYGAEQGEDITASGGWRYIMEPASKP, encoded by the coding sequence CTGCTGCCGCTGGAGCTGGATGTAGCTACGCTGCGCGAGTTATATAGAAGCAAGTCTATTACGCCTTCTCAGGTTATGGATGTGATCATTGCTCGGTCGGAGGCGGACCGAGACATGAACATCTGGATTACCCCTCCTTCCCGGGAGCTGATCCAGCCGTACTTGGACGATCTCGCAGGGCTCGACCTCGATAAAGCACCACTTTGGGGTATCCCCTTCGCGGTGAAGGACAACATCGACCTTGCAGGCGTGCCGACGACGGCAGCCTGCACGGAATACGCGTACACGCCTGCTGATCATGCAGGCGTGGTCGGGCGTCTCATCGCCGCGGGGGCTATCCCCGTCGGCAAAACCAACCTCGACCAGTTCGCCACAGGCCTGGTCGGCACGCGCAGCCCTTACGGGGAGACGCATAACGCGCTTCGCCCCGAACTGATCAGCGGCGGCTCTAGCTCTGGCTCCGCTGTATGTGTGGCGCGAGGGCAAGCGGCCTTCGCGCTGGGTACCGATACCGCGGGCTCGGGACGCGTGCCCGCGGCTTTGAACCGCCTGGTCGGCTACAAGCCAAGTCTTGGCGCGTGGCCGACCCTCGGCGTAGTGCCAGCGTGCGCGAGTCTCGACTGCGTCACGGTGTTCGCCCACAGCCTGGCGGATTCGCTGGCTGTGGATGCCGTGGCGCGGGGCGCGCACGAGGCCGACCCGTGGTCGCGCAGCGTCCCGCGCCCGAAGGCAGACCGGCTGCCGGCCAAGGTCTGCCTGCCGGCGGAGCCGCTCGCGTTCTACGGGCCGAACGCGAGCGAGTACAGCAGCGCCTGGGACGCAGCCGTCCGGCGCTTGCAAGAGCTGGGCATCCACGTGGACTACGTGGATGCGGAGCTGTTCGCGCAGGCGGCGTCACTCCTCTATGAAGGCCCGTGGGTCGCAGAACGATGGGCTGCCCTCGGCAGCTTCATCGAGGAGCGACCGGGCGCGGCCTTCCCAGTGACGGAGCGCATTCTGCGCTCGGGCTCGGCTGCCGCGGGCTACGACGCCGCGGCAGTCTTCCAGGCGCATCACAAGCTGCAGCGCCTGAAGCTGGAGGCGCGGCGTCTGCTGCAGGACGCCGTGCTGGTCATGCCCACCTGCGGGGGGACATGGACCCGCGAGCAGGTTCGTCAGGACCCGGTTGGCACGAACCGGGATATGGGGCGGTATACGAACCATTGCAACCTGCTGGATCTATGCGCCGTGGCCGTGCCAGCGGGTGATGCTGCGCCAGACACGCCTTTTGGCATCACACTGTTTGCGCTGGCTGAGAATGAGAGTCTCATTTGCGGCATGGCAGACAAATGGGCTCACAGCGAGTCGGAGATAACGGCTGCGGCTGTGGATAATATACTGCAAGCCGGCGGGGTTGCTTTGAAACCAGCCGTTATGAATGGCGATATGAGTATAGAGCTGATTGCTGATAGCGGAGAGGGTGCAGGCACTGGCACTGGCACTGGCACTGGCACTGGCACTGGCACTGGCACTGGCATAGGTGAGGCGTCAAAGATTAGAACTGCCGCTGCCGAAAATGCTTCCTCCGGCACCACGTTAGTAGCCGTCTGCGGGCTGCATATGAGAGGCTTCCCGCTCGAGAAGCAAATGATAGGCTGCGGCGCGACGTTCCTGCGATTGGAGCGGACTGCAGCGAAGTATCGGCTGGTCAAGCTGCCGACAAGCCCTGAGAAGCCGGGCTTGATTAAATGTTCTTCCGGAGGCGGTTCGGTAGAACTCGAGCTATGGGAGATGCCGATCGCTTCATTCGGCGGCTTTGCAGCAGCGATTCCAGCACCTCTCGGGATTGGCAAAGTGGAACTGGCTGACGGAACCGAGGTTCCCGGCTTTGTGTGCGAGGCTTATGGAGCAGAACAAGGGGAGGATATCACAGCCAGCGGCGGCTGGAGATATATCATGGAGCCAGCGAGCAAGCCGTAA
- a CDS encoding phosphatase PAP2 family protein — MMKDGSPKSMLWALGSLGLIPLIGTIYVHLNHAGGISHSLVTDLDRQLPFLPVFVIPYLSWYVFLAVSFVYLICKHQEVYYRTLIQFLAGLLLCYGIYAVYQTYVPRPEVTGTGTIQKLMGWVYDNDEPFNCFPSTHVLTSYLIMKAYWGSVRIPKLYRVAVTGMSLLIIISTQFVKQHVLLDIVGAVIIAEGLSYAVNRWLIFKRPVPHVGTSLDMGTIGIKQSLYTERAGSVLQGGLRK; from the coding sequence ATGATGAAGGATGGATCACCAAAGTCAATGCTTTGGGCGTTAGGTTCGTTGGGGCTTATCCCTCTTATTGGAACGATCTATGTGCATCTGAACCATGCGGGAGGTATTTCACACAGTCTGGTCACGGATTTAGACCGGCAGCTGCCGTTTCTTCCGGTGTTTGTGATTCCTTATTTAAGCTGGTATGTTTTTCTTGCGGTATCCTTTGTTTATTTGATTTGTAAGCACCAGGAGGTCTACTACCGGACACTGATACAATTCTTGGCGGGCCTGCTGCTCTGTTACGGCATTTATGCCGTGTATCAGACCTATGTGCCCAGACCGGAGGTTACGGGAACTGGTACCATACAAAAGCTGATGGGATGGGTATATGATAATGATGAGCCGTTTAATTGCTTTCCGAGTACGCATGTGTTGACCTCTTATCTCATCATGAAAGCGTATTGGGGATCCGTTAGGATTCCAAAGCTCTATAGAGTGGCAGTAACGGGGATGTCGCTGCTGATTATCATATCTACGCAGTTTGTGAAACAGCATGTGCTGCTTGATATTGTCGGAGCCGTCATCATTGCAGAGGGCTTGAGCTACGCAGTGAATCGTTGGCTGATTTTCAAACGGCCGGTTCCGCACGTAGGAACATCGTTAGACATGGGTACAATAGGAATAAAACAATCCCTATATACAGAAAGAGCGGGAAGTGTGTTACAAGGGGGTCTTCGCAAGTGA
- a CDS encoding MGDG synthase family glycosyltransferase: MIKRQREKILILTGSLGDGHNKAAQAILEAAQYYRPDVDVEIVDFLEWTHPYLHSVGKYCYMQWVKSLPSVYGYLYRKTREDNTFSHMFKRMKSFSTDRMLELLHQVRPTEVVCTFPGAAAAMSHLKSMGLIRIPTVTVITDYTAHSYWIHPCTDRYLVGADHVKQALLRYRVPEQQISVTGIPIRLPFTRQYDRNMLRERYGLDQQLPTVLIMGGGHGLIGKQFLSVLQSDELAPIQFIFVCGRNEKLKHLLEEELGGPKTHHRVLITGFIDHVHELMALSDLIITKPGGLTVSEALALELPMMLYKPIPGQEQDNAAYLVGLGAAIEAKNAADLKMQLLQVMKNRALLTALKKKAKASVPVWGRLIR, encoded by the coding sequence GTGATCAAGAGACAGAGAGAAAAGATTTTAATACTGACGGGTTCATTGGGAGACGGACACAATAAAGCGGCTCAGGCGATATTGGAGGCTGCGCAGTACTACAGGCCCGATGTTGATGTGGAAATCGTCGATTTTTTGGAATGGACACATCCTTACCTGCACTCGGTGGGCAAATACTGCTACATGCAGTGGGTGAAAAGCCTGCCGTCCGTCTACGGGTACTTATACCGCAAAACAAGAGAAGACAATACCTTCTCGCATATGTTTAAGCGTATGAAATCGTTCAGCACAGACCGGATGCTGGAGCTGCTGCATCAAGTGAGACCGACTGAGGTGGTTTGCACGTTTCCGGGGGCTGCCGCGGCTATGTCTCATTTGAAGTCGATGGGGCTGATTCGCATTCCAACCGTAACGGTTATAACGGATTACACAGCGCACAGCTATTGGATTCATCCTTGCACAGACAGGTATCTCGTTGGAGCTGATCATGTCAAACAAGCGCTGCTTCGTTACCGTGTTCCTGAGCAGCAGATTAGCGTAACCGGCATTCCGATCCGTCTTCCTTTTACACGGCAGTATGACCGGAATATGCTGAGAGAGCGGTACGGATTGGATCAGCAGCTGCCGACGGTGCTCATTATGGGCGGTGGTCATGGTCTGATCGGAAAGCAATTTCTATCTGTGCTGCAGTCGGATGAGCTCGCTCCGATACAGTTTATTTTCGTGTGCGGACGCAATGAGAAGCTGAAGCACCTGCTTGAAGAAGAACTGGGTGGACCCAAAACGCATCATCGCGTGTTGATTACTGGATTTATCGATCATGTTCATGAGCTGATGGCTTTATCGGATCTAATTATTACGAAGCCCGGAGGGCTAACGGTATCCGAAGCGCTCGCGCTGGAGCTGCCAATGATGCTTTACAAGCCCATACCCGGCCAGGAGCAGGACAACGCGGCCTATCTGGTGGGATTGGGTGCTGCAATCGAAGCGAAGAATGCGGCGGATTTGAAAATGCAGCTGCTGCAGGTGATGAAGAACCGCGCACTGCTAACCGCTTTGAAAAAGAAAGCGAAAGCCTCCGTTCCGGTCTGGGGGCGATTGATACGCTGA
- a CDS encoding polysaccharide deacetylase family protein, which produces MKSVLTVILGFSALYTLVPWFLTRILGVGVVRRGAGEKEIAFTFDDGPNPAYTPRLLDLLNQYGVKATFFVLGAKAEAYPEIIQRMHREGHQIGVHNYVHRANWFMLPWTVHKQVDRTSRVVERLTGERPSYYRPPWGVLNGCDFMWKRGHTFVLWSLMAHDWRSRTGKNTLKDKLQSRMEDGSIILLHDCGETFGADREAPAAMLVALAEVLEEQRGQGFRYVRIDELHTSDTVSVHVEQRASASKVM; this is translated from the coding sequence GTGAAAAGCGTCCTTACCGTGATTCTGGGCTTCAGTGCGCTGTACACGCTTGTACCTTGGTTCCTAACCAGAATCTTGGGCGTCGGGGTTGTGCGCCGGGGAGCAGGTGAGAAGGAAATTGCTTTTACGTTCGATGACGGACCGAATCCGGCGTATACGCCGCGGCTGCTCGATTTGCTTAATCAATATGGAGTAAAGGCTACCTTCTTCGTTCTCGGAGCCAAAGCGGAAGCGTATCCCGAGATCATTCAACGCATGCATCGGGAAGGACACCAGATTGGCGTCCATAATTACGTGCATCGGGCGAATTGGTTCATGCTCCCCTGGACCGTGCACAAGCAGGTGGATCGAACCTCCCGAGTCGTTGAACGTCTTACAGGGGAGCGCCCTTCGTATTACCGACCGCCTTGGGGTGTGCTGAACGGATGCGATTTTATGTGGAAGAGAGGACATACCTTTGTCTTGTGGTCGCTCATGGCTCATGATTGGCGCAGCCGGACAGGTAAGAACACGCTGAAGGATAAGCTGCAATCCCGGATGGAAGACGGCTCCATTATCCTGCTGCACGACTGCGGGGAGACCTTCGGCGCAGATCGTGAGGCGCCTGCTGCGATGCTTGTCGCTCTGGCGGAGGTGCTGGAAGAACAGAGAGGTCAGGGCTTCCGCTATGTTCGGATCGACGAGCTCCACACATCCGATACCGTTTCCGTTCATGTGGAGCAGCGTGCTTCCGCATCTAAGGTGATGTGA
- a CDS encoding ATP-binding protein, with protein MAKRLGKLLLQYAVFLSILIGIGIGLTYMFNGGSFSEQNLPDGKSLIENTSVYVGELSVENGNLLDHGEVWKQLLDPHAESDLQQVQPVFWLRTVFSDDAGIRDPVLWVRNLNRYEIFINGESVYRYHIDDPDPRRNTLSQFHPIDLPIPLSGAVVTVKVVDEVPLQMDTHFNLSDKESTFRELLLESGVKTITGIIFLFLGISCLVLYLAAPRQLVYMYFSLMNLSAAITCLSVSLLLNYYMDLSKLVYWDKIALPLTTLAFVGFIEQIYGKGYLSMHRWLRYLLTAFTIWFAITGWYHIDLYLWMNSVLKKWMDIFTLIVVLVSLSLDQSRRSAGSGGRAGMDWVLFGSGIMACIAIKRMLFQYHPSWSGYLYELSPMFVMYWNTDLIFVGQFAFILCMGLVLVRHLSSIHIRVREYALQLQSQNTRLKELDRLKDEFLANTSHELRTPIHGIIGITESLLDGVAGSLPSPVQANLKLVVSSGLRLTRLIDDILDFSKLKHRDLLLKPTAVHLRPVAALVFAMFEPIARKKGVLLKNDVNEQTPLVWADENRLQQMLYNLIGNAIKFTENGEIRTSARVNGDFVALEVRDTGIGIAQDQLETIFEPFEQAESGQLRGGTGLGLSITRKLVELHGGKISVHSTPGTGTAFSLILPTAVHAADAPVSIPTSDLFVHLQNERLNDSPFEDTEYIVASGRTDAAEATILVVDDEIVNLHVLTHFLTGSPYRILKASSGKEALHLVKEHSPQLVLLDVMMTDMNGYEVCQEIRRYKNAWELPVLLLTARNQPSDVVKGFDVGANDYLIKPIARKELLARVQVHLELSRLHQSLEELVIQRTVELEETHRQLQASMQETFEALGEVAIYEERSRIAHEIHDILGHRLTGAAMQLEAVKRLVRHDPDTALTKLETALAAVRGGLEDVRSAVRMMKDDFANTELEQSVRALIEETEALTGVTIDCHLGELPPLDAMQKKVIYYALQEGLTNGIKHGGGRSFSFHLQLTRDFLEFTLWNDGAPYVSVPHGFGLSTMRERIQHLGGFYS; from the coding sequence TTGGCTAAACGACTAGGAAAATTACTTCTCCAATACGCCGTGTTTTTGTCTATTCTGATTGGAATCGGCATCGGCCTTACTTATATGTTTAACGGCGGCTCGTTTAGCGAGCAAAATTTGCCCGATGGAAAAAGCCTCATAGAGAACACTTCTGTATATGTAGGCGAGCTTTCCGTAGAAAACGGCAATCTGCTGGACCATGGAGAGGTATGGAAACAGCTCCTCGATCCACATGCTGAATCCGACCTACAGCAAGTTCAGCCTGTATTCTGGCTTCGAACCGTGTTTTCAGATGATGCAGGAATTCGCGATCCGGTGCTTTGGGTACGGAATCTCAACCGATATGAAATATTTATTAATGGGGAATCCGTCTACCGATACCATATCGATGATCCTGACCCTCGCAGGAACACGCTCTCCCAGTTCCACCCCATCGATCTCCCCATACCATTGTCCGGGGCTGTCGTTACGGTTAAGGTGGTAGATGAGGTCCCGCTGCAGATGGATACTCATTTTAATCTAAGCGACAAGGAATCCACTTTTCGAGAGCTGCTTCTGGAAAGCGGCGTTAAAACGATCACGGGGATTATCTTTCTCTTCTTAGGAATCTCTTGCTTGGTCCTGTACCTAGCCGCTCCCAGGCAGCTGGTCTATATGTATTTTTCGCTCATGAATCTGTCTGCTGCCATCACCTGCTTGTCCGTGTCATTATTGCTTAATTATTATATGGACCTTTCAAAACTCGTTTATTGGGATAAAATAGCGCTGCCTCTCACCACACTCGCCTTCGTTGGATTTATTGAGCAAATCTACGGTAAAGGGTACCTATCCATGCACCGTTGGCTTCGCTACCTATTGACGGCTTTCACAATCTGGTTCGCTATTACAGGCTGGTACCATATAGACCTGTACTTATGGATGAACTCGGTCTTGAAAAAATGGATGGATATCTTCACCTTAATCGTAGTCTTGGTGTCCTTGTCTTTAGATCAAAGTCGCCGATCCGCTGGAAGCGGAGGAAGGGCAGGAATGGATTGGGTCCTGTTTGGCAGCGGAATCATGGCGTGTATCGCGATAAAAAGAATGCTTTTTCAATACCATCCCTCATGGAGCGGGTATCTCTATGAACTCTCACCGATGTTTGTGATGTACTGGAATACCGATCTGATCTTCGTCGGACAATTTGCTTTTATACTGTGTATGGGGCTAGTGCTCGTCAGGCATCTCTCCAGTATCCACATTCGCGTCCGAGAGTACGCCCTACAGTTGCAAAGCCAGAACACACGCTTGAAAGAGCTCGACCGGTTGAAGGATGAGTTTCTAGCCAACACGTCTCACGAGCTAAGAACGCCCATCCACGGCATTATCGGAATTACGGAATCGCTTCTGGACGGAGTGGCCGGCAGTCTGCCCTCACCTGTTCAGGCGAATCTGAAGCTCGTCGTAAGCAGCGGACTTCGTCTGACTCGACTGATCGATGATATTCTTGATTTTTCCAAATTAAAGCATCGGGACTTACTTCTAAAGCCCACAGCGGTACATCTGCGTCCCGTCGCAGCTCTTGTCTTTGCCATGTTTGAACCGATAGCCCGTAAGAAAGGCGTTTTACTGAAGAATGACGTGAATGAGCAAACACCTCTTGTATGGGCAGATGAAAACAGACTTCAGCAAATGCTGTACAACCTAATTGGGAATGCGATCAAATTTACGGAAAACGGTGAGATACGAACTTCTGCTAGAGTTAATGGAGATTTTGTAGCACTAGAGGTTCGGGATACGGGGATTGGCATTGCACAAGATCAGTTGGAAACGATCTTTGAGCCTTTTGAGCAGGCAGAGAGCGGTCAACTAAGAGGCGGCACTGGACTAGGACTTTCCATTACACGCAAGTTGGTCGAACTGCATGGAGGGAAGATATCCGTGCACTCGACGCCTGGAACCGGTACTGCTTTCTCACTCATCTTGCCCACAGCTGTGCATGCAGCAGATGCACCTGTATCGATACCGACCAGCGATTTGTTCGTGCACCTCCAGAACGAGAGACTTAATGATTCTCCTTTTGAAGATACTGAATATATTGTGGCATCAGGAAGAACTGATGCGGCAGAAGCTACGATTCTAGTAGTGGACGACGAGATTGTGAATTTGCATGTATTAACCCATTTCTTAACAGGATCACCCTATCGGATCCTAAAAGCCAGCAGCGGAAAAGAAGCTCTGCACCTCGTAAAGGAACACAGCCCTCAACTCGTTCTACTTGATGTGATGATGACCGATATGAACGGATATGAAGTTTGCCAAGAGATCAGACGGTATAAAAACGCATGGGAATTACCTGTCTTGCTGCTTACAGCAAGAAATCAACCCTCTGACGTTGTCAAAGGCTTCGACGTTGGCGCGAATGATTATTTAATCAAGCCCATCGCGAGAAAAGAGCTGCTTGCGCGTGTTCAGGTTCATTTGGAGCTATCCAGACTGCATCAATCTCTTGAAGAGCTTGTTATCCAGCGTACGGTAGAATTGGAGGAGACGCATCGTCAGCTCCAGGCTTCCATGCAGGAAACGTTTGAAGCGCTCGGCGAGGTTGCCATTTATGAGGAACGAAGCCGGATTGCGCATGAAATCCATGACATTCTCGGACATCGTCTGACCGGAGCAGCCATGCAGCTCGAAGCTGTCAAGCGGTTGGTCCGACATGACCCCGACACTGCATTAACCAAGCTGGAGACTGCACTCGCAGCTGTCCGTGGGGGACTTGAGGACGTTCGCAGCGCGGTCCGCATGATGAAGGATGATTTTGCCAACACCGAACTCGAACAGTCCGTCCGTGCTCTAATTGAAGAAACGGAGGCGCTGACCGGCGTCACGATCGATTGCCATCTCGGGGAGCTGCCTCCACTGGATGCCATGCAAAAAAAGGTCATCTACTATGCCCTGCAGGAAGGCCTAACCAACGGAATCAAGCACGGCGGGGGCCGCAGCTTCAGCTTCCATCTTCAGTTGACACGTGATTTTCTGGAATTCACTCTTTGGAACGACGGAGCCCCTTACGTTTCGGTGCCTCATGGGTTCGGACTCAGCACCATGCGGGAGCGTATCCAACATCTAGGGGGATTTTACAGCTGA